A part of Marinomonas rhizomae genomic DNA contains:
- a CDS encoding thioredoxin fold domain-containing protein — MKSFFRSLSRFIAMSMFFSLSCAVFADQSAVLSAVKMALPQYDVESAELHEGAGLYVVVLKNGPTLHVTQDGKYFVAGDLYRIDNTTLENETEKAKLAKIETLPESQMIVYKAKNEKAHITVFTDVDCGYCRMLHKEVPKLNEAGVTVRYLAYPRAGIGSEAYTKMVSIWCSADPKEWLTQAKLGAEIPENKCVNPVADQYKLGNEVGVRGTPSIVLGNGEFLPGYLPAAELVKHLGL, encoded by the coding sequence ATGAAGAGTTTTTTCCGTTCCCTATCTCGCTTTATTGCAATGAGTATGTTTTTTTCTCTTTCTTGTGCAGTATTTGCTGATCAATCCGCTGTTTTATCTGCTGTTAAAATGGCGCTGCCTCAATACGACGTCGAAAGTGCTGAATTGCATGAAGGTGCGGGTTTGTATGTTGTTGTTTTAAAAAATGGTCCAACATTGCATGTGACACAAGATGGTAAGTATTTTGTCGCTGGTGACCTTTACCGCATTGATAATACAACGCTTGAGAATGAAACCGAAAAAGCAAAATTGGCTAAAATTGAAACACTTCCTGAGTCGCAAATGATCGTCTATAAGGCGAAGAACGAAAAAGCACATATCACCGTATTTACGGATGTTGATTGTGGCTATTGTCGAATGCTTCATAAAGAAGTGCCAAAGCTTAACGAAGCTGGCGTGACTGTTCGTTACTTAGCTTATCCAAGAGCGGGCATTGGTTCAGAAGCGTATACAAAAATGGTGAGCATTTGGTGTTCTGCTGATCCTAAAGAGTGGCTAACTCAAGCAAAACTAGGTGCTGAGATTCCTGAAAACAAATGTGTTAACCCAGTAGCAGATCAGTATAAACTAGGAAACGAAGTGGGTGTTCGTGGAACGCCAAGCATTGTGTTGGGTAATGGTGAGTTTCTACCAGGTTATTTGCCTGCCGCTGAGTTGGTTAAACACCTTGGGCTATAG
- the trmD gene encoding tRNA (guanosine(37)-N1)-methyltransferase TrmD gives MKVSVISLFPEMFQAITQYGVTGRAIKSGLVEVDFFNPRDFTHDKHKTVDDRPYGGGPGMLMKVQPLKDAIASAKLSVPNAKVIYLSPQGRTLTQEGVQQLAKQAEFILVAGRYEGVDERLIQSEIDEEWSIGDFVLSGGELPAMVLMDAVFRMVPGVLGKQASADEDSFSDGLLDCPHYTRPEVLNGEPVPSVLLSGNHEEIRRWRLKQKLARTFQRRPDLLQNLELDKEQQLLLEEFIRETEDSTSAE, from the coding sequence GTGAAGGTTAGCGTTATATCGCTCTTTCCGGAGATGTTTCAGGCCATTACTCAATATGGAGTAACAGGCAGAGCCATTAAGTCTGGGTTGGTTGAGGTGGATTTTTTTAATCCCCGCGACTTTACACATGACAAACATAAGACTGTAGATGATCGACCTTACGGTGGTGGTCCAGGGATGCTGATGAAAGTTCAGCCTCTCAAAGATGCAATTGCGAGTGCCAAGTTATCGGTGCCCAATGCAAAAGTTATTTATCTATCCCCTCAAGGGCGTACGCTAACGCAAGAAGGCGTGCAACAGCTTGCTAAACAAGCAGAATTTATTCTGGTAGCAGGTCGTTATGAAGGCGTTGATGAGCGTTTGATTCAATCTGAGATTGATGAAGAATGGTCAATTGGCGACTTTGTCCTAAGCGGTGGTGAGTTGCCGGCAATGGTGCTTATGGATGCTGTGTTCCGCATGGTTCCAGGAGTATTGGGAAAACAAGCGTCTGCGGATGAAGATTCATTCTCTGATGGTTTGTTGGACTGCCCGCATTATACTCGCCCGGAAGTGCTAAATGGTGAACCTGTGCCATCGGTGCTGCTTAGTGGCAACCACGAGGAGATTAGACGCTGGCGTTTAAAGCAAAAGCTCGCAAGAACTTTTCAGCGCCGGCCAGACCTTCTGCAGAACCTTGAGTTGGACAAGGAACAGCAGTTGCTGTTAGAAGAGTTTATTCGCGAAACTGAAGATTCAACCTCGGCAGAGTAG
- a CDS encoding HlyC/CorC family transporter, which translates to MNEVPLGVLGGILFCLILLSAFFSSSETGMLSINKYRLKHLVKNKNRSAIKVDSLLERPDRLIGVILIGNNFVNILASAIATIIAVRLWGDAGVAIATAALTMVVLIFAEVTPKTLAAIHPEKIAFPASWVLAILLKILYPLVWLVNGLSNGLLRLIGVHASQKNHDTLDSEELRTVVNEASGLIPAAHQEMLISILDLEKVSVEDIMIPRNEVIGIDIEDSIEEIIEQICQSRHTRMPVYNGEINKVIGILHARHAAVFLRDPTPSKAALLKATVEPYFIPESTSLNTVLLNFQKDHQQMGIVVDEYGDVQGIAALEDVLEEIVGEFTPPTQDEEEEIQTLDDGSFRIEGSTHIREINKTLEWHLPTDGPKTLNGLIIETLEFIPEHPISLWVGHYMIEIQEIEDKVVKYAKLQLKR; encoded by the coding sequence TTGAACGAAGTACCCTTAGGTGTTCTTGGTGGAATACTTTTTTGTCTAATTTTACTTTCTGCTTTCTTTTCGAGTTCCGAAACAGGGATGTTGTCGATCAACAAATATCGACTAAAACACCTTGTTAAAAACAAGAACCGATCTGCAATCAAAGTAGACTCTCTTTTAGAACGTCCCGATCGACTTATCGGCGTTATCTTAATCGGAAACAACTTTGTTAATATACTTGCTTCTGCTATAGCAACCATCATTGCTGTGCGTCTTTGGGGCGATGCTGGTGTTGCTATTGCGACAGCTGCACTCACGATGGTTGTATTGATTTTTGCAGAAGTGACACCAAAAACATTGGCCGCCATCCACCCAGAAAAAATCGCTTTCCCAGCCTCTTGGGTTCTTGCCATTTTATTAAAAATTCTTTATCCGCTTGTTTGGCTAGTGAATGGTTTGTCTAATGGACTGTTACGTTTAATCGGCGTACACGCTTCTCAAAAAAACCATGACACGCTTGACTCAGAAGAACTAAGAACCGTAGTAAATGAAGCGAGCGGCTTAATTCCAGCTGCCCACCAAGAAATGCTTATATCGATCCTTGACTTGGAAAAAGTCTCTGTCGAAGACATTATGATCCCTCGTAATGAAGTCATAGGCATTGACATTGAAGACTCCATTGAAGAAATCATCGAACAGATTTGCCAAAGTAGACACACTCGCATGCCTGTTTACAATGGTGAGATAAATAAGGTCATTGGTATTCTCCACGCTCGCCATGCGGCAGTCTTTCTACGCGACCCTACTCCATCAAAAGCAGCGCTTTTAAAAGCAACCGTTGAACCTTATTTCATCCCTGAAAGCACATCCCTAAACACAGTACTGCTGAACTTTCAAAAAGACCATCAGCAAATGGGCATCGTGGTTGATGAATATGGTGATGTCCAAGGTATCGCCGCTTTAGAAGATGTACTTGAAGAAATTGTGGGCGAGTTCACTCCGCCAACTCAAGATGAAGAAGAAGAAATCCAAACGCTGGACGATGGCTCTTTTAGGATTGAAGGCTCTACGCACATTCGAGAAATCAATAAAACGCTTGAATGGCATCTACCAACAGACGGACCAAAAACACTGAACGGTCTTATCATCGAAACATTGGAATTCATCCCAGAGCACCCTATTAGCTTGTGGGTTGGTCATTACATGATTGAAATCCAAGAAATCGAAGATAAAGTCGTAAAATACGCCAAGCTTCAGTTGAAACGCTAA
- a CDS encoding homoserine dehydrogenase: protein MKPVKVGICGLGTVGSGSFNILRNNAEEITRRVGRSIVIEQIGARRDNDACDTTGINITRDIFEVVNNPEIDIVLELIGGTSVAKELVLTAIENGKHVVTANKALIAEHGNEIFAKAQEKGVIVAFEAAVAGGIPIIKQIREGLSANRIEWLAGIINGTGNFILTEMSQKGRDFEDVLAEAQALGYAEADPTFDIEGIDAAHKLTILASIAFGIPLQFEKTYTEGISRITAEDVGFADDLGYAIKHLGIARRSKAGIELRVHPTLISHKQLLANVNGVMNAIMVQGDVVGPTLTYGAGAGALPTGSSVIADVIDVARTLTADPTNRVPHLAFQADSLSHVQILPVEEIECGFFLNMTIKDRAGVLANITQILSTNDISIESLIQREREGSELVPLVVMTHDVKERNMNAAIAAIEALPDVAGTVQRVRVENLA from the coding sequence TTGAAACCGGTAAAAGTCGGAATTTGTGGGCTGGGGACAGTGGGGTCCGGTAGTTTTAACATTCTTCGTAATAATGCGGAAGAGATTACACGACGTGTGGGTCGCAGTATTGTTATTGAGCAAATAGGTGCCCGTCGCGATAACGACGCTTGTGATACCACCGGTATTAATATTACCCGTGATATTTTTGAGGTGGTTAATAATCCTGAGATCGATATTGTTCTAGAACTGATTGGCGGAACGTCTGTTGCTAAAGAACTGGTTCTTACGGCCATAGAAAATGGCAAGCATGTTGTTACAGCAAACAAAGCGCTTATTGCTGAGCATGGCAATGAAATTTTTGCCAAAGCTCAAGAAAAAGGCGTGATCGTAGCGTTTGAAGCAGCGGTTGCTGGTGGCATTCCTATCATCAAGCAAATTCGTGAAGGTTTGTCTGCTAACCGAATTGAGTGGTTGGCGGGGATTATCAACGGCACCGGTAATTTTATTTTGACAGAAATGAGTCAAAAAGGCCGCGACTTTGAAGATGTATTGGCAGAAGCGCAAGCGCTGGGTTACGCCGAAGCAGATCCAACGTTTGATATCGAAGGTATCGATGCTGCACACAAATTAACCATTTTGGCATCTATTGCATTTGGTATTCCTTTACAGTTCGAAAAAACCTATACCGAAGGTATTAGCCGAATTACCGCTGAGGATGTTGGTTTTGCCGATGATCTGGGGTATGCAATAAAACATTTGGGGATCGCTCGTCGCTCTAAAGCGGGTATTGAATTGCGCGTTCACCCGACTTTGATTTCTCATAAGCAGCTTTTGGCCAATGTGAATGGCGTGATGAATGCCATTATGGTTCAAGGGGATGTTGTTGGGCCGACTTTGACTTATGGTGCTGGAGCAGGCGCATTGCCAACAGGTTCTTCTGTTATCGCCGATGTGATTGATGTGGCTCGTACTTTAACGGCAGATCCAACTAATAGAGTGCCTCACCTTGCATTCCAAGCAGACTCTTTATCTCATGTGCAAATCTTACCTGTGGAAGAAATTGAATGTGGCTTTTTCCTTAACATGACCATTAAAGATCGTGCTGGTGTTTTGGCAAATATCACACAAATTCTGTCGACTAACGATATCAGCATCGAGTCTCTTATTCAGCGTGAGCGCGAAGGCAGCGAACTAGTGCCATTAGTTGTAATGACTCATGATGTAAAAGAACGCAATATGAATGCTGCGATAGCAGCAATTGAAGCCTTGCCGGATGTTGCTGGAACAGTGCAACGAGTCCGTGTTGAAAACTTGGCGTAA
- a CDS encoding NUDIX hydrolase, with product MRYCPQCGHAVNMTIPAGDNRPRAVCPSCDFIDYDNPRLITGTLPLYDGKILLCRRNIEPRLGFWTLPAGFMENQETTSEGALRETLEESGSVAICKQAFSMISIPRINQVHLFYIAELERDDFHATEESSEVALFGLDEIPWDELAFSSVTKTIEFFIEDHKNGQYGFHEDTIHFNTVSE from the coding sequence ATGAGATACTGCCCGCAATGCGGTCACGCCGTTAACATGACCATCCCTGCTGGGGATAATCGACCACGCGCGGTATGTCCAAGTTGCGATTTTATCGATTACGACAATCCTAGGCTAATAACGGGTACCCTTCCGCTTTACGACGGTAAGATATTATTATGCCGAAGAAACATTGAGCCTCGCTTAGGTTTCTGGACGCTACCAGCAGGCTTCATGGAAAACCAAGAAACCACAAGCGAAGGTGCATTAAGAGAAACATTAGAAGAAAGTGGCTCTGTAGCGATCTGCAAACAAGCATTCAGCATGATCAGCATTCCTAGAATCAATCAAGTTCATCTTTTTTACATTGCAGAACTAGAAAGAGACGACTTTCATGCCACAGAAGAAAGTTCCGAAGTGGCACTGTTTGGGCTAGATGAAATCCCTTGGGACGAACTGGCTTTTAGTAGCGTTACTAAGACCATAGAGTTTTTCATCGAAGACCATAAAAATGGTCAATATGGTTTTCACGAAGACACCATTCATTTCAATACTGTATCTGAATAA
- the ffh gene encoding signal recognition particle protein, translated as MFDNLSNRLTSSLDRIRGRAKLTEDNIQEVLREVRMALLEADVALPVVKDFIGAVKERAIGAEVSKSLSPGQVFLKIVKQELESVMGQANDGLNLRVARPAVILLAGLQGAGKTTSAAKLAKYLKEREKKSVSVVSADVYRPAAIKQLETLAGEVGVDFIPSDLSQKPIDIVNNAIDYAKKGHKDVLIVDTAGRLSIDEDMMAEIKALHAAVNPIETLFVVDAMTGQDAANTAKAFGDVLPLTGVILTKTDGDARGGAALSVRHITGKPIKFLGVGEKTDALEPFHPDRLASRILGMGDMLSLIEEAEQKIDKEKAEKLAGKLKKGKGFDLDDFKEQLQQMKSMGGMSSMLDKLPGMGGQLGNIQDKVNDKMFVQMEALINSMTPAERHNPDVINGSRKKRISTGAGLQIQDLNRLLKQHKQMQKMMKKMSAKGGMKKMMRGLGGMMPGGGMPGGGNFPKF; from the coding sequence ATGTTCGACAATTTATCGAATCGCTTAACTTCCTCGCTTGATCGCATTCGAGGTCGAGCTAAATTAACTGAAGACAACATTCAAGAAGTGTTGCGTGAAGTGCGTATGGCGCTTCTTGAAGCAGACGTTGCTTTACCAGTTGTTAAAGATTTCATCGGCGCGGTTAAAGAACGTGCAATAGGGGCTGAAGTATCCAAAAGCTTGAGTCCAGGTCAAGTTTTCCTGAAAATTGTAAAGCAGGAACTCGAAAGTGTTATGGGGCAAGCGAACGATGGTCTTAACCTTCGTGTAGCTCGTCCAGCCGTTATTTTATTGGCTGGTTTGCAGGGGGCGGGTAAAACCACATCTGCCGCTAAATTGGCGAAATACTTAAAAGAACGTGAGAAAAAATCGGTATCGGTTGTTAGTGCCGACGTTTATCGTCCTGCGGCTATTAAACAGCTTGAAACCTTGGCGGGTGAAGTGGGTGTAGATTTCATCCCTAGCGATCTGTCACAAAAGCCAATCGACATCGTTAATAATGCTATCGATTACGCCAAGAAAGGCCATAAAGACGTTTTGATTGTCGATACGGCTGGCCGATTGTCGATTGACGAAGACATGATGGCAGAGATTAAAGCGCTGCATGCAGCAGTTAACCCAATTGAAACCTTGTTCGTTGTGGATGCCATGACGGGGCAAGACGCGGCGAATACAGCCAAAGCGTTTGGTGATGTCTTGCCGCTTACAGGCGTGATTCTTACCAAGACAGATGGTGATGCTCGTGGCGGTGCGGCTTTATCTGTTCGTCACATTACAGGTAAGCCGATTAAGTTTTTAGGTGTGGGAGAAAAAACGGACGCACTTGAACCTTTCCATCCTGACCGTTTAGCGTCTCGTATCCTTGGTATGGGCGACATGCTTTCCTTAATAGAGGAAGCAGAGCAGAAGATCGACAAAGAAAAAGCTGAAAAGCTTGCTGGTAAGCTGAAGAAAGGCAAAGGTTTTGATCTAGACGACTTTAAAGAACAGCTTCAGCAAATGAAAAGCATGGGCGGTATGAGTTCCATGTTAGATAAGCTTCCAGGCATGGGCGGACAGCTAGGTAATATCCAAGATAAAGTGAATGATAAAATGTTTGTTCAAATGGAAGCCTTGATTAATTCCATGACGCCAGCAGAACGTCATAACCCTGATGTGATTAATGGTTCTCGTAAAAAACGCATCTCAACAGGTGCGGGTTTACAAATTCAAGATTTGAATCGTCTTCTAAAACAGCATAAACAAATGCAGAAGATGATGAAGAAGATGAGCGCTAAAGGCGGAATGAAGAAAATGATGCGTGGTTTGGGTGGAATGATGCCAGGTGGTGGTATGCCTGGCGGCGGAAATTTCCCTAAATTTTAA
- a CDS encoding cytochrome C assembly family protein gives MTQLSLWLACIACLIAGTAYFLRPENRSTQYIGALTIALHTFSLTQVLLNRDGFNFLTIGLLIALIGNSLLWFSNRNKDLSLLLGTAFPLGAIIIALNAIEPWNLTQLHSNSWGTSAHILIASVAYSLFTAACGVGILLSMQEYQLKHHKLKQLLRVPPLQVLERLMFEFIWAAFILLTITIATGFYFIEDMFAQHLVHKTFFTIASWFVFAGLLLGRHIAGWRGQLAVKLTLSGFFLLMLGYFGSQIALQILRH, from the coding sequence ATGACTCAATTATCGCTTTGGCTTGCTTGTATCGCTTGTTTGATTGCTGGCACAGCGTATTTCCTGCGTCCAGAAAATCGCTCAACCCAGTACATTGGGGCGCTTACGATTGCCCTGCACACATTTTCTCTCACTCAAGTATTACTTAACCGAGATGGTTTTAATTTTTTAACTATTGGGCTATTAATTGCTTTAATTGGCAATAGCCTGCTCTGGTTCAGTAATCGCAACAAAGATTTATCCCTATTGCTCGGTACAGCTTTCCCCTTGGGAGCAATAATTATCGCCTTAAATGCAATCGAACCGTGGAATTTAACCCAACTGCATAGCAACTCTTGGGGTACAAGCGCCCACATTCTTATTGCCTCCGTTGCCTACAGCTTATTCACTGCTGCCTGCGGAGTTGGGATTTTACTTTCCATGCAAGAGTACCAACTTAAACACCACAAACTGAAACAGCTACTTAGAGTGCCGCCACTACAAGTATTAGAGCGCTTGATGTTTGAGTTTATTTGGGCGGCTTTCATTTTGTTAACCATTACAATAGCAACGGGCTTCTATTTTATCGAAGACATGTTTGCTCAACACTTGGTTCACAAAACATTTTTCACAATTGCTTCTTGGTTTGTGTTTGCTGGTTTATTGCTTGGCAGACATATAGCGGGTTGGCGAGGGCAGCTAGCGGTAAAACTGACGTTGAGTGGCTTTTTCTTGCTGATGCTAGGCTACTTTGGCAGTCAAATAGCACTACAAATTTTACGCCATTGA
- the greB gene encoding transcription elongation factor GreB, giving the protein MSRYRPPSPPKSAYITQEGAQALLAELKYLWKEKRPAVTETVREAAAQGDRSENAEYIYGKKQLREIDRRVRYLEKRLDVCTVVDRLPADQERVFFGAWVTLEDDDGNLREYRIVGPDELDHHPNYISIDSPVARALLKKQEGDEVIIRLAGGEKNYLIDAVEYRQVPA; this is encoded by the coding sequence ATGAGTCGATATCGACCCCCATCTCCGCCAAAGTCTGCTTATATCACTCAAGAAGGAGCGCAAGCTTTATTGGCTGAACTTAAGTATTTATGGAAAGAAAAGCGTCCGGCTGTGACTGAAACAGTTCGTGAAGCCGCAGCCCAAGGTGATAGGTCGGAAAATGCTGAATATATTTATGGCAAGAAACAGCTTCGAGAAATCGACCGTCGAGTACGCTATCTCGAAAAACGTTTGGATGTTTGCACGGTCGTTGATCGTTTGCCAGCGGATCAGGAGCGTGTGTTTTTTGGCGCATGGGTAACATTAGAAGATGATGATGGGAATCTTCGAGAGTATCGCATTGTTGGTCCAGATGAACTGGATCATCATCCTAATTACATTAGTATCGATTCACCTGTTGCGCGGGCTTTGCTCAAGAAGCAAGAAGGTGATGAAGTAATTATTCGCCTTGCTGGCGGAGAAAAAAACTATCTTATTGATGCTGTTGAGTATCGCCAAGTACCCGCATGA
- a CDS encoding NGG1p interacting factor NIF3: MYSFVFYVPESHLESVKQAVFSAGAGSMGNYDSCCWQVKGHGQFRPIKGATPFLGQVDELELVDEYRVEMVVGDDSKASVLAALLLAHPYEEVAYHFIQIQY; the protein is encoded by the coding sequence ATGTATTCATTCGTGTTTTATGTACCTGAGTCTCATTTGGAGTCTGTCAAACAAGCGGTGTTTTCGGCTGGTGCAGGTTCAATGGGAAACTACGATTCTTGCTGTTGGCAAGTAAAAGGGCATGGGCAGTTTAGGCCGATAAAAGGAGCGACGCCCTTTCTTGGTCAAGTCGATGAGTTAGAGTTAGTCGATGAATATCGTGTTGAAATGGTGGTAGGTGATGACAGTAAAGCGAGCGTTTTAGCCGCTTTACTCTTGGCTCACCCCTATGAAGAGGTGGCCTACCACTTTATTCAGATACAGTATTGA
- the rpsP gene encoding 30S ribosomal protein S16 codes for MVTIRLSRGGSKKRPFYHLNVADSRRARDGRYIERLGFFNPVARGQEERLRIDLDRVNHWVSQGAQLSDRAAQLVKDASKNA; via the coding sequence ATGGTAACTATTCGTCTTTCTCGTGGTGGCTCTAAAAAGCGCCCATTCTATCATTTGAACGTGGCTGATAGCCGTCGTGCTCGTGATGGTCGTTATATCGAGCGTTTGGGTTTCTTTAACCCTGTTGCTCGTGGTCAAGAAGAACGTCTACGCATCGATCTAGATCGCGTAAATCATTGGGTTAGCCAAGGCGCTCAACTTTCTGACCGTGCTGCGCAGCTTGTAAAAGATGCTAGCAAAAACGCTTAA
- the rimM gene encoding ribosome maturation factor RimM (Essential for efficient processing of 16S rRNA), producing the protein MSELKQAAAPEQALVVGRITSVYGVKGWVKLYSHTDPMQGIFDYKHWWLKTPSGWKIVELSQGRLQGRGLVASVKGYTDRDQVKDICGMDVYIDAAELPDLEEGDYYWSQLEGLRVITKEGVLLGKVSQLMETGANDVIVVRACEGSFDREERLIPYAPGTYVLNIDLEQQEMVVDWDPEF; encoded by the coding sequence ATGTCTGAGTTAAAACAAGCGGCCGCTCCTGAGCAAGCCCTTGTGGTTGGACGCATTACATCGGTATATGGTGTTAAAGGGTGGGTGAAGTTATATTCACACACCGACCCAATGCAAGGGATCTTTGATTACAAGCATTGGTGGTTGAAAACTCCTAGTGGGTGGAAAATCGTAGAATTAAGCCAAGGCCGTCTGCAAGGACGAGGTTTGGTAGCATCGGTAAAAGGTTATACCGACAGGGATCAAGTAAAAGATATCTGTGGTATGGACGTTTATATAGATGCAGCAGAACTGCCAGATTTGGAAGAAGGTGATTATTACTGGAGCCAACTGGAAGGACTGAGGGTTATTACTAAAGAGGGTGTCCTCTTAGGGAAGGTTTCTCAACTTATGGAAACTGGTGCGAATGATGTAATAGTTGTCCGCGCGTGTGAAGGTAGCTTTGATCGTGAAGAGCGATTGATTCCTTATGCTCCAGGAACTTATGTTTTAAACATCGATTTAGAACAGCAGGAAATGGTAGTGGACTGGGATCCAGAATTTTAA
- the rplS gene encoding 50S ribosomal protein L19 encodes MSNKTKLIQQLEAEQMTKEVPAFGPGDTIVVQVKVKEGSRERLQAYEGIVISKRNRGLNSAFTVRKISSGIGVERAFQTYSPLVESIEVKRRGDVRQAKIYYLRERSGKSARIKEKLAKR; translated from the coding sequence ATGAGTAATAAAACTAAACTGATTCAGCAGTTAGAAGCTGAACAAATGACAAAAGAAGTCCCAGCCTTCGGTCCTGGTGACACTATTGTTGTTCAAGTTAAAGTTAAAGAAGGTTCACGCGAGCGTCTACAGGCCTATGAAGGCATTGTAATCTCTAAGCGTAACCGTGGTCTTAACTCAGCATTTACCGTTCGTAAAATTTCTAGCGGTATCGGTGTTGAGCGTGCTTTCCAAACGTACAGCCCTTTGGTTGAAAGCATCGAAGTTAAACGCCGCGGTGACGTGCGTCAAGCTAAGATCTACTACCTACGCGAGCGTTCTGGTAAATCTGCACGTATCAAAGAAAAATTGGCTAAACGTTAA
- a CDS encoding DUF72 domain-containing protein — MTIHYGMAQWQHPAWVNWLYPASLAPGERIGRYSQVFSTVEVGSTFYTKVDDAQLLRWYESVNENFKFSFKAPQTVTHRLLERPWRDVQQNWVAFMLSLQSLQNKLGPTMLQFPAICDERALDTILALCDMWTLPTPLSVEVRNLAYFDKKQTEPRFLAGLSDRHVNRVVMDSRPVFSTEAYCESLVDAQKKKPRVPCHPVVTARHPVVRFIGHPDLPRNDVWLDQWAIKLSQWLSQGLTPSVFVHSSDNIAAPTLAAKLDEKVRLLTPNYQSALTLPQSQEQVSLW; from the coding sequence ATGACTATTCATTACGGCATGGCGCAATGGCAGCATCCGGCTTGGGTTAATTGGCTTTATCCTGCCTCTTTGGCACCGGGTGAGCGAATTGGTCGGTATTCGCAGGTGTTTTCAACGGTTGAAGTTGGCAGTACTTTTTATACTAAAGTGGATGATGCTCAGCTATTGCGTTGGTATGAGTCTGTTAATGAGAACTTTAAGTTTAGTTTTAAGGCACCGCAAACGGTTACTCATCGATTGTTAGAGCGTCCTTGGCGTGATGTTCAGCAAAATTGGGTGGCTTTTATGCTGTCCTTGCAATCGTTACAGAATAAGCTTGGCCCAACCATGCTGCAGTTTCCAGCAATATGCGATGAGCGTGCTTTAGATACTATTTTGGCTTTGTGTGATATGTGGACTTTGCCTACGCCTTTGTCTGTGGAGGTACGTAATCTTGCCTATTTCGATAAAAAACAAACAGAGCCGCGCTTTTTAGCCGGTTTGTCAGATCGTCATGTCAATCGTGTGGTGATGGATTCTCGGCCTGTTTTTTCTACCGAAGCGTATTGTGAAAGTCTGGTTGATGCTCAGAAGAAAAAGCCGAGGGTGCCTTGTCATCCTGTAGTGACGGCGAGACATCCAGTCGTGCGTTTCATTGGTCACCCGGATTTACCGCGTAACGACGTATGGCTAGATCAGTGGGCGATAAAACTGTCCCAGTGGTTATCACAAGGGCTGACACCAAGTGTATTTGTGCATTCATCGGATAATATCGCGGCACCTACGTTAGCGGCAAAATTGGATGAAAAGGTTCGTTTATTAACGCCTAATTATCAGAGCGCTTTGACGTTGCCGCAAAGTCAGGAGCAAGTTAGTCTTTGGTGA